Within Theileria orientalis strain Shintoku DNA, chromosome 4, complete genome, the genomic segment AGCTGATTTGCATCTCTACACAGTGCCATTAGTCGCCAATTTTGTGAGATAGTGGTGTATCTGTATACTCAACGTACTTGTTTCGCATTGGGGTCCCATGAAGTAGTAAGTCTCCGTGATCGTGTTCGAGCAGTCGCAGAAGACCTGCAGGTATCCCTCAGGGCCAGGAAGCAGCCTGCAGGTTGAGTTGTTTTTGCAAATTCGCATTATGTCGCTCTCCGGGGGGAATACGTTCCCGCACTCGGTGTACCTCGACAAATCGTCGTTCATTCCTATCTTGTCCACGTCCATTCCACTCACCTGTGAGTAGTCGTTGCCCGATTCCGGGTCATCTTCGTCAGAGTTTACTTTTTTGCAAGTTAAAACTACGATTCCTACGCTCATTGTtgtttaatgtacaaaatgtgtaacatacCGATAATCAGGTAAAATCGTATCAACATCTCAAATAATCCAAGCacgttttttaaaatatattaattattcatAGATATTCGGTAAACTGATTCTTTTACGAAGTGTTTTCTGAAAAATACAAGGAATCCAAAGTTGGTGTGTAGCAAACTCCCATTTGTTTGACACACTCGTTAGAAACTACTATTGCATACACCGATGTTTacttatattaatatttacatcCTATCAGGTCTCTTATGTTTCTTATGTTGCTGTTTACCATCGTTGGTCTCTCCAGGGATAGTCCCCATGCTATGACAGTCAAGTCTTCCGGCAATCCCATAGGCAGTAACATTTCCGGCCTAAAAATTCCGCTGTTTCCCACCTCTATCCACGTGTTAAGTAGCTTGTGGAATCCGAATATTTCCATCGACGGTTCCGTGTATGGGTTGTATGCTGGCTTAAATTTCAGCGGACTAATTCCTATTGCCCCGTAAAACGTTTCCATGATCCCTATCAGATCTGCCAGTCCCAAGTCAAATCCAACGACGAACCCTTCCACCTATTGTGATACTTATTTCCCGGCAACTCAACTCACTTGATGGAACTCGCACAGGTGTGTCGAATCTGTTGCTTCATTTCTGAACACCTTATCGATTGCGAAGTATCTACAGGGCTGTATCGGTATTCCCTAAggttattattaatttgtgCCATTGTTTCCGCTTTCGTCCACTAACGTCCTTATTTATTACCTTCTGGTGATCTTCTGCTATCTGCTTCAGCTTCCTGGCTGTACAGGGCGTTACGTGTGTTCTTAACACTGTTCTCATCGACTCTTCCAAGCTCctaattattattcattgTCATGTTTAATTCTTTGTGTGTGATCAAGTTGTTAATCTAGCTACGTTATTCTAACTAATTCTGCAATAACACACCATTCGTATTGCCATCCTGTGCTGTTGAATTTGGCAGCGTTTCCGTGTGCTGCTCTCACATCTTCCACGTGATTTGGGTCAAAGAACTTAACATCAACTCTCTCAGGGTCCTACCAATAATCATTAGTTGATGTCAATATCATAATTCAATGTTGCCATTACAGTTTATCACAACGATCAATTAGAATGCAGATAGTGGCAACAACGAATACACCAAAATCTTCTTTACTTACTCTCAGGAAGAACGTGTCCTGCGTGTCTCTCGCTGGGTGCTGTTGCGGTATGTACATTGCGTCGAAACACCAAAAGCTCGACTCCAGGTACCTGCTCGTGTCCAACTCCTAATGTTGCACTGATTTGCCGGACTCAAATATATCCACTACCGGTTGCTACATTACTATCTGTCTAGCACGTATGACTTCTGTGGAACTTAGGTCTTACTTGAAATCCCATCGAGGTCAGTATTCTTCTGAACTCGTACATTGAGTGCACCAGCGGGTGCAAGTCTCCGGCGTTCACTCGCTTGCCGCTTGAGAAGAAGTtgtactttttaaactctGAGCGCACCATTTTAACTTCAATCTTACCTGCTTCCTGCCACTTTCCTgtctccagcagctccatTGTCAAATCCGTTATCTGGAATCCTACTGACGATTTATACTCGTTTGTTCTTCTCAAATTGTAGTATACTGCCGATTTCGTCGTAAACAACTttctcttcttcaggtcaGAAAGCTCTCCTTCCATCTTCTTGCTGTTTTcaaacattttattcaattctGACATCAACTCCTCTTCGTTTTTCCCATACGttattatgttaaacaGAATCGATTTTGTTACATCGTACTCTGGGTGATTTGATCCCAGGGATAACTTTTTATCCTTATCCAGAGCCAGGT encodes:
- a CDS encoding phenylalanyl-tRNA synthetase, with translation MTTKQEELNLLLAKLDLAFEKKERDEKSGDKSVINTLDVELDHDKVVSGVKSLMSKGYVTLEEHKANFYILTEEGELYAKQGSPEYLLVEYVKNNKDVSLDTAVSNVINGSIGLKKAMKDKYLALDKDKKLSLGSNHPEYDVTKSILFNIITYGKNEEELMSELNKMFENSKKMEGELSDLKKRKLFTTKSAVYYNLRRTNEYKSSVGFQITDLTMELLETGKWQEAGKIEVKMVRSEFKKYNFFSSGKRVNAGDLHPLVHSMYEFRRILTSMGFQELDTSRYLESSFWCFDAMYIPQQHPARDTQDTFFLRDPERVDVKFFDPNHVEDVRAAHGNAAKFNSTGWQYEWSLEESMRTVLRTHVTPCTARKLKQIAEDHQKGIPIQPCRYFAIDKVFRNEATDSTHLCEFHQVEGFVVGFDLGLADLIGIMETFYGAIGISPLKFKPAYNPYTEPSMEIFGFHKLLNTWIEVGNSGIFRPEMLLPMGLPEDLTVIAWGLSLERPTMVNSNIRNIRDLIGCKY